DNA sequence from the Actinacidiphila yeochonensis CN732 genome:
CGCGCTCGCCGAGTACCTGGGCCGCGCCCGCGGGGTGGCCGCGGATCCCTCGCGGATCGTGGTGACCTCCGGCTACGTCCAGGCGCTGGCGCTGCTGGTGCGGGCGGCGGCGCGCACCGTGGCCATGGAGGACCCGGGGCTGCCCTTCCACCGGGAGGTGGTCCGCCGCGCGGGCGGCCGGGTCGTACCGCTGCCCACCGACGCGCACGGTGCCCGTACCGACACGCTCACGCTCGGCCTTGAGGACGCGCCCGGGTCGCTCCGGCCGGACGCGGTGGTGGTCACCTCCGCGCACCAGTACCCGACGGGCGTCACCCTGCACCCGTCGCGGCGGCACGCGCTGACCGCCTGGGCGCGGGAGAGCGGCGGACTGGTCGTCGAGGACGACTACGACGGCGAGTTCCGCTTCGACCGCCAGCCCGTCGGCGCCCTCCAGGGCACCGCGCCGGACCACGTGGTGTACGTCGGCACCGCGTCCAAGACACTCGGCCCCGCGCTGCGGGTGGGCTGGATGGTGCTGCCGCCGCACCTGGTCGCCCCGGTCGCCGAGGAGAAGCTGCACACCGACTTCCACACCGACGCGCTCACCCAGCTCACCCTGGCCGAGCTGATCCGCACCCACGGCTACGACCGCCACGTGCGCGCCGCCCGGCTCCGCTACCGGCGCCGCCGCGACCTGCTGGTGGCCGGCCTCGAA
Encoded proteins:
- a CDS encoding aminotransferase-like domain-containing protein; the encoded protein is MGSFPVAAWLRAGRRALTAAPSTAYDYGDPCGRPELRTALAEYLGRARGVAADPSRIVVTSGYVQALALLVRAAARTVAMEDPGLPFHREVVRRAGGRVVPLPTDAHGARTDTLTLGLEDAPGSLRPDAVVVTSAHQYPTGVTLHPSRRHALTAWARESGGLVVEDDYDGEFRFDRQPVGALQGTAPDHVVYVGTASKTLGPALRVGWMVLPPHLVAPVAEEKLHTDFHTDALTQLTLAELIRTHGYDRHVRAARLRYRRRRDLLVAGLERAFGTGGPYGLEGVAAGLHALVTLPPGELTEARLQRRAARAGVAVGLLGHHWHDPGPHHRQGLVVGYGTPGEGRYAQALDALLRVLTQP